From the Roseateles sp. XES5 genome, one window contains:
- a CDS encoding zinc-binding dehydrogenase, whose translation MSGRTEGGASSSEGAKRGLSIGQRVLPIGASGLWQEYLIRPADWCFAVPDDLSDAAAAMAYVNPLTAFQLIDAVTAHFGAAGGRRVGVTAAASAIGKMLLVLLAEAGFRPVALVRSTATAARLREGFSGEIAIEPVPLDAVLDAVGGDAGNVLFRQVRPGGAFIQYGALSGAQLDPALVAARRLDVVFSFLWLRNWVHAAPRAAVESAFSRSFAGIRAGILGSAVDAVFPLADLPAALARQEDPARAGKLLLAP comes from the coding sequence ATGTCCGGCAGGACAGAGGGGGGTGCCTCCTCCTCCGAAGGCGCGAAGAGAGGCCTTTCCATCGGCCAGCGCGTGCTGCCGATCGGCGCGAGCGGGCTTTGGCAGGAATATCTCATTCGCCCCGCGGACTGGTGCTTCGCCGTCCCCGACGACCTCTCCGACGCGGCGGCCGCCATGGCCTATGTGAACCCGCTGACCGCCTTCCAGTTGATCGATGCGGTCACGGCACATTTCGGGGCGGCCGGCGGCCGGCGCGTCGGCGTGACGGCGGCGGCCTCGGCCATCGGGAAGATGCTGCTCGTCCTTCTCGCCGAGGCGGGTTTCCGTCCGGTGGCACTGGTGCGCAGCACGGCGACCGCGGCGCGGCTTCGGGAGGGCTTTTCCGGCGAGATCGCCATAGAGCCCGTGCCGCTCGACGCCGTGCTCGACGCGGTGGGCGGGGATGCGGGCAATGTCCTCTTCCGGCAGGTCCGGCCCGGCGGCGCCTTCATCCAGTATGGCGCGCTTTCCGGCGCGCAGCTCGATCCCGCGCTCGTCGCCGCACGCCGCCTCGACGTCGTCTTCTCCTTCCTGTGGCTGCGCAACTGGGTGCATGCCGCCCCGCGCGCGGCCGTCGAAAGCGCTTTTTCCCGCAGCTTTGCCGGCATTCGCGCCGGCATTCTCGGCTCGGCCGTCGACGCCGTCTTTCCGCTTGCCGATCTGCCGGCGGCGCTTGCGCGGCAGGAGGATCCGGCCCGGGCCGGAAAACTGCTACTGGCGCCATGA
- a CDS encoding DUF1801 domain-containing protein, translated as MAGEKTDKPVLLSGGNPQIAKGYGDGPVKAYIAAMPGWKRDVGRAIDTLVEKTVPGVHKAVKWNSPFYGVEDGTWFLSFHCFTKYIKLTFFRGTSLDPVPPEASKTAQTRYFHIHENDALDEGRLADWIRQASRLPGERM; from the coding sequence ATGGCCGGCGAGAAGACCGATAAACCCGTGCTGCTTTCGGGCGGCAACCCGCAGATCGCCAAGGGTTACGGCGATGGCCCGGTCAAGGCCTATATCGCGGCCATGCCCGGCTGGAAGCGCGATGTTGGCCGCGCCATCGATACCCTTGTCGAGAAAACCGTGCCCGGCGTGCACAAGGCGGTGAAGTGGAACTCGCCCTTCTACGGCGTGGAGGACGGCACCTGGTTCCTCAGCTTCCACTGCTTCACGAAATACATCAAGCTGACCTTCTTCCGCGGCACCTCGCTCGACCCCGTGCCGCCGGAGGCTTCCAAGACCGCGCAAACGCGCTACTTCCACATCCACGAAAACGACGCGCTGGACGAAGGGCGGCTTGCCGACTGGATCCGGCAGGCGAGCCGGCTTCCCGGCGAACGCATGTAG
- a CDS encoding thioesterase family protein: MEQAADITVSEIRIPFRDIDMHGHMHNAAYYAHAEAAVANLWRHRPEGPADPVYFVRKSGCTFHLGLRLDDVARFKVSVTRIGATSLSFAVAITSGNAPVADLEIVWVAVDPVTRQPVNVPQTVRDWLKSYLS, from the coding sequence GTGGAACAGGCGGCAGACATCACGGTCAGCGAGATCCGGATACCGTTCCGCGATATAGACATGCACGGCCATATGCACAATGCCGCCTACTATGCCCATGCAGAGGCGGCCGTCGCAAATCTCTGGCGGCATCGGCCGGAAGGCCCGGCCGATCCGGTCTATTTCGTGCGCAAGTCCGGCTGCACCTTCCACCTGGGCCTGCGCCTCGACGATGTCGCCCGCTTCAAGGTCTCGGTCACGCGCATCGGCGCGACCTCGCTCAGCTTCGCGGTCGCCATCACGTCCGGGAACGCGCCGGTCGCCGATCTGGAGATCGTCTGGGTCGCCGTCGACCCAGTGACCCGCCAGCCCGTCAACGTGCCGCAGACGGTGCGCGACTGGCTGAAGTCATACCTCTCCTGA
- a CDS encoding TlyA family RNA methyltransferase — MSDPNETIRLDQLLLNAGLVASRSRARDAIARGTVTVNGRLVTKPSAGFPASAVLAIDDPAQAYVSRAALKLTAALDHFALDPQGLECLDIGASTGGFTQVLLERGAAHVVAVDVGHDQLHRSLREDPRITNLEGLNARALGRADLAGRPISAVVSDVSFISLKLALPPALTLAEPGAFCALLVKPQFEAGREAISKAGLLKDPDSAPAVAAELERWLVEEMGWQSLGLVPSPITGGDGNVEFLLGGRKP; from the coding sequence ATGTCCGACCCCAATGAAACCATCCGCCTCGACCAGCTCCTGCTGAATGCCGGCCTCGTCGCCAGCCGTTCGCGGGCGCGCGATGCCATCGCGCGCGGCACCGTCACGGTGAACGGCCGCCTCGTCACCAAGCCGAGCGCAGGTTTTCCCGCCTCCGCCGTCCTTGCCATCGACGACCCGGCGCAGGCCTATGTCTCGCGCGCCGCGCTGAAACTGACGGCGGCGCTCGATCACTTCGCGCTCGACCCGCAGGGGCTCGAATGCCTCGACATCGGCGCTTCCACCGGCGGCTTCACGCAGGTGCTGCTGGAGCGTGGCGCGGCCCATGTCGTCGCCGTCGATGTCGGCCATGACCAGTTGCATCGCAGCCTGCGGGAAGACCCGCGCATCACCAATCTCGAAGGGCTGAACGCCCGGGCGCTCGGCCGGGCCGATCTTGCCGGCCGGCCCATTAGCGCGGTGGTCTCCGACGTCTCCTTCATCTCGCTGAAGCTCGCCCTGCCCCCGGCCCTCACGCTTGCCGAACCCGGCGCCTTCTGCGCCCTTCTCGTCAAACCGCAATTCGAGGCGGGGCGCGAGGCGATCAGCAAGGCCGGCCTCCTCAAGGACCCGGACAGCGCGCCCGCTGTCGCCGCCGAGCTGGAACGCTGGCTCGTCGAGGAGATGGGCTGGCAAAGCCTCGGGCTCGTCCCCTCGCCCATTACCGGCGGCGACGGCAATGTCGAATTTCTTCTTGGAGGCCGAAAGCCATGA
- a CDS encoding GFA family protein: MSKTIYSGGCLCGAIRFEATGPAEKPHTCSCRFCQQHTGAPTAAWVEFPAARLNWTGTGGKPSTWRSSDYSSRAFCPACGSSIGAIDDEPVVALLIGGFDDPADPALAPHYHSFEDCRPGWLRVETASGEV; the protein is encoded by the coding sequence ATGAGCAAGACGATCTATTCCGGCGGCTGCCTGTGCGGCGCCATCCGTTTCGAAGCCACCGGCCCGGCCGAAAAGCCGCATACCTGCTCCTGCCGCTTCTGCCAGCAGCATACCGGCGCGCCGACCGCCGCCTGGGTGGAGTTTCCCGCCGCGCGCCTGAACTGGACGGGCACGGGCGGCAAGCCGTCCACCTGGCGCTCCTCCGATTATTCCAGCCGCGCCTTCTGCCCGGCCTGCGGCAGTTCCATCGGCGCCATCGACGACGAACCCGTGGTGGCGCTGCTCATCGGCGGTTTCGACGATCCGGCCGATCCCGCGCTGGCGCCGCACTATCACTCCTTCGAGGATTGCCGGCCGGGCTGGCTGCGGGTGGAGACGGCTTCAGGAGAGGTATGA
- the dxs gene encoding 1-deoxy-D-xylulose-5-phosphate synthase yields the protein MTQTPATPLLDKVRIPAELKAVDDRDLPQLAAELRAEMIDAVSRTGGHLGAGLGVVELTIAIHKVFDTPKDRLIFDVGHQCYPHKILTGRRDRIRTLRQEDGLSGFTRRAESEYDPFGAAHSSTSISAGLGMAVAADLSGEHRNVIAVIGDGALSAGMAYEALNNAGALDARLIVILNDNDMSIAPPTGAMSAYLARLASGRTYMGFRELGKKLTAYLGKKVDRAITRAVEHARGYMTGGTLFEEMGFYHIGPIDGHSFEHLLPVLRNVRDNSKGPVLIHVVTQKGKGYPPAEAAADKYHGVNTFDVITGTQAKAKPNAPAYTSVFADALVQEAGFDDRIVGVTAAMPSGTGIDKLAAAYPSRTFDVGIAEQHAVTFAAGLAAEGYKPFCALYSTFLQRGYDQVVHDVAIQSLPVRFPIDRAGFVGADGPTHAGSFDTTYLATLPGFVVMAAADEAELKHMVRTAAAYDDGPISFRYPRGEGVGVEMPARGEILEIGKGRLVKQGSKVALLSFGTRLADCLLAAEDLDAAGLSTTVADARFAKPLDHDLIRQLARHHEVLITIEEGAVGGFGSHVLQFLAMEGLLDHGLKVRPMALPDIWMEQAKPEAMYAKAGLDRAGIVSTVFQALGQKAVGVGAAG from the coding sequence GTGACACAGACGCCAGCCACCCCCCTGCTCGACAAGGTCCGCATTCCGGCGGAGCTGAAGGCCGTGGACGACCGCGACCTGCCGCAGCTTGCCGCCGAACTGCGCGCCGAGATGATCGACGCCGTCTCGCGCACCGGCGGGCACCTGGGCGCGGGCCTCGGCGTGGTGGAACTGACCATCGCCATCCACAAGGTCTTCGATACGCCCAAGGACCGGCTGATCTTCGACGTCGGCCACCAGTGCTATCCGCACAAGATTCTGACCGGCCGGCGCGACCGCATCCGGACGCTGCGCCAGGAAGACGGACTTTCCGGCTTCACCCGCCGCGCCGAAAGCGAATACGACCCCTTCGGCGCCGCCCATTCCTCGACCTCGATTTCCGCCGGCCTCGGCATGGCGGTGGCCGCCGATCTCTCCGGCGAGCACCGCAACGTCATCGCGGTCATCGGCGACGGCGCGCTTTCGGCCGGCATGGCCTATGAGGCGCTGAACAATGCCGGCGCGCTCGACGCGCGCCTCATCGTCATCCTCAACGACAACGACATGTCCATCGCCCCGCCGACGGGCGCGATGAGCGCCTATCTCGCGCGCCTTGCCTCCGGCCGCACCTATATGGGCTTCCGCGAACTCGGCAAGAAACTGACGGCCTATCTCGGCAAGAAGGTCGACCGGGCCATCACCCGCGCCGTCGAGCATGCGCGCGGCTATATGACGGGCGGCACGCTGTTCGAGGAGATGGGCTTCTACCATATCGGCCCGATCGACGGCCATTCCTTCGAGCACCTCCTGCCGGTGCTGCGCAATGTGCGCGACAATTCCAAGGGCCCGGTGCTGATCCACGTCGTCACCCAGAAGGGCAAGGGCTATCCCCCGGCGGAAGCGGCCGCCGACAAGTATCACGGCGTCAACACCTTCGACGTCATCACCGGCACGCAGGCGAAGGCCAAGCCCAACGCGCCGGCCTATACGTCGGTCTTCGCCGACGCGCTGGTGCAGGAAGCCGGCTTCGACGACAGGATCGTCGGCGTCACCGCCGCCATGCCCTCCGGCACCGGCATCGACAAGCTCGCCGCCGCCTATCCGTCGCGCACCTTCGATGTCGGCATTGCCGAGCAGCACGCCGTGACCTTCGCCGCCGGCCTTGCCGCCGAGGGCTACAAGCCGTTCTGCGCGCTCTATTCCACCTTCCTGCAGCGCGGCTACGACCAGGTGGTGCACGACGTCGCCATCCAGAGCCTGCCCGTGCGCTTTCCCATCGACCGCGCCGGTTTCGTCGGCGCGGACGGGCCGACCCATGCCGGCTCCTTCGACACGACCTATCTTGCGACCCTGCCCGGCTTCGTGGTGATGGCCGCCGCCGACGAGGCGGAGCTGAAGCACATGGTGCGCACCGCCGCCGCCTATGACGACGGCCCGATCTCCTTCCGCTATCCGCGCGGCGAGGGCGTCGGCGTGGAAATGCCGGCGCGCGGCGAAATCCTCGAGATCGGCAAGGGCCGTCTCGTCAAGCAGGGCTCCAAGGTCGCCCTCCTCTCCTTCGGCACGCGCCTTGCCGACTGTTTGCTTGCGGCCGAGGACCTCGACGCGGCGGGGCTTTCCACCACCGTCGCCGACGCGCGTTTCGCCAAGCCGCTCGATCATGACCTCATCCGCCAGCTTGCCCGCCACCACGAGGTGCTGATCACCATCGAGGAAGGCGCGGTCGGCGGCTTCGGCAGCCATGTGCTGCAATTCCTGGCGATGGAAGGCCTGCTCGACCACGGCCTCAAGGTGCGCCCCATGGCGCTGCCCGATATCTGGATGGAACAGGCCAAGCCCGAAGCGATGTATGCCAAGGCCGGCCTCGACCGCGCCGGCATCGTCTCGACGGTGTTTCAGGCGCTGGGCCAGAAGGCGGTCGGCGTGGGCGCCGCGGGCTGA
- a CDS encoding helix-turn-helix transcriptional regulator, giving the protein MTEPQDTLFRTLADPTRRALFERLCREGEKTVGALTAQAGVSQPVVSKHLSLLKQAGLVRDRHEGRQTHYSAQLGALAPLIDWTSEMARFWEARFDDLENLLRRMDQ; this is encoded by the coding sequence TTGACCGAGCCCCAGGACACCCTCTTCCGCACGCTGGCGGATCCGACGCGGCGGGCGCTTTTCGAACGGCTCTGCCGCGAAGGCGAGAAGACCGTCGGGGCGCTGACGGCGCAGGCCGGCGTTTCGCAGCCCGTCGTCTCCAAACATCTCAGCCTGCTCAAGCAGGCCGGCCTCGTGCGCGATCGCCACGAGGGACGGCAGACCCATTACAGCGCGCAGCTCGGCGCCCTCGCGCCCCTGATCGACTGGACCAGCGAGATGGCGAGGTTCTGGGAGGCGCGGTTCGATGACCTCGAAAATTTGCTCAGGAGAATGGACCAATGA
- a CDS encoding DUF1801 domain-containing protein: MDKAASETQSPSDLIDRRIADLADWRGETLARLRALIREADPEVIEEWKWRGVPVWEHDGIICTGETYKTAVKMTFAKGASLDDPAGLFNSSLDGNTRRAIDVHEGETIDADALKALIRAAVALNQASRAKKKR; the protein is encoded by the coding sequence ATGGACAAGGCCGCCAGCGAGACGCAATCCCCTTCCGACCTGATCGACCGGCGCATCGCCGATCTTGCCGACTGGCGCGGCGAGACGCTGGCCCGGCTACGCGCCCTGATCCGGGAAGCCGATCCCGAGGTCATCGAGGAATGGAAATGGCGCGGCGTGCCGGTCTGGGAGCATGATGGCATCATCTGCACCGGTGAGACCTACAAGACGGCCGTGAAGATGACCTTCGCCAAGGGCGCGTCGCTGGACGATCCGGCCGGTCTTTTCAATTCCAGCCTCGACGGCAACACCCGCCGCGCCATCGATGTCCACGAGGGCGAGACGATCGATGCGGACGCGCTGAAGGCGCTGATCCGCGCCGCCGTCGCGCTCAACCAGGCCTCCCGCGCGAAAAAGAAGAGGTAG
- a CDS encoding SRPBCC domain-containing protein has translation MNTATSEIRTVVVEREIAHPPEKLWRALTQPHLISEWLMRNDFAPVVGRKFTLTGDWGSVECDVLTVEPGKTLTYTWNHVHDDPAFDLRSVVNFTLTPTAAGTLLRMEQTGFRPEQKQAFGGARYGWEQHFTNLERVLAGLEQGEAQ, from the coding sequence ATGAACACCGCAACGTCCGAGATACGCACGGTCGTCGTCGAACGCGAGATCGCCCATCCGCCGGAAAAGCTCTGGCGCGCGCTGACGCAGCCGCATCTCATATCGGAATGGCTGATGCGCAACGATTTCGCGCCGGTCGTCGGTCGCAAGTTCACCCTGACGGGCGACTGGGGCAGCGTGGAATGCGATGTCCTGACGGTCGAGCCCGGAAAGACCCTGACCTATACCTGGAACCATGTGCATGACGACCCGGCCTTCGACCTCAGGAGCGTCGTGAACTTCACGCTCACCCCCACGGCGGCGGGAACGCTGCTGCGCATGGAACAGACCGGCTTCCGGCCGGAGCAGAAGCAGGCCTTCGGCGGCGCACGTTATGGCTGGGAACAGCACTTCACCAATCTCGAGCGGGTTCTGGCCGGGCTGGAACAGGGGGAAGCGCAATGA
- a CDS encoding DUF4424 domain-containing protein encodes MKTACRLLPFLLLLSAPPALANDTMAELKTGGLTFVRTPEVEMTREALFISPTEIRVDYVFTNTSEKDVSGLVAFPMPDIGGDPYANVAIDDVEADNYLSFTAAQDGKAAAVTLQQRAYAADIDVTEDLKTRGIPLLPYAKATKAALKALPEDVAADWIARGLIFIDTYDDDGSGMKDYRTPLWSLKSVYWWRTTFPAGKPVTVQHRYKPSVGGTVGISFLEDGKARGKRYEDYVERYCLEGDIVRRAEEAEKAMQAGKPYLFEAWISYVLTTGANWSGPIKDFSLTIDKGAPENLVSFCGEGVRKTGPTTFEMTAKDFYPEREIDILLLKPSDAQ; translated from the coding sequence ATGAAGACCGCTTGCCGCCTGCTGCCGTTTCTCCTTCTGCTTTCCGCCCCGCCCGCGCTGGCCAACGATACGATGGCGGAGCTGAAAACCGGCGGCCTCACCTTCGTGCGCACGCCGGAGGTGGAGATGACGCGGGAGGCGCTGTTCATCTCGCCGACGGAAATCCGAGTCGACTACGTCTTCACCAACACGTCGGAAAAGGACGTTTCCGGCCTTGTCGCCTTCCCGATGCCGGATATCGGCGGCGACCCCTATGCCAATGTCGCCATCGACGATGTCGAGGCGGACAACTATCTCAGTTTCACCGCCGCGCAGGATGGCAAGGCCGCAGCGGTCACGCTTCAGCAGCGCGCCTATGCCGCCGATATCGATGTGACCGAGGACCTGAAGACGCGGGGCATTCCCCTGCTGCCCTATGCCAAGGCGACGAAGGCGGCCCTCAAGGCGCTGCCCGAGGACGTGGCGGCCGACTGGATCGCCCGCGGCCTCATCTTCATCGATACCTATGACGACGACGGCAGCGGCATGAAGGATTATCGAACGCCGCTCTGGTCGCTGAAATCGGTCTACTGGTGGCGCACCACCTTCCCGGCCGGCAAACCGGTGACGGTGCAGCATCGCTACAAGCCGAGCGTCGGCGGCACGGTCGGCATCAGTTTCCTGGAAGACGGCAAGGCCAGGGGCAAGCGCTACGAGGACTATGTCGAGCGCTATTGCCTGGAGGGCGACATCGTCAGGCGCGCCGAGGAGGCCGAGAAGGCCATGCAGGCGGGAAAGCCCTACCTCTTCGAGGCCTGGATTTCCTATGTGCTGACGACCGGGGCCAACTGGTCCGGTCCGATCAAGGATTTCTCGCTGACCATCGACAAGGGCGCGCCGGAAAACCTCGTCAGCTTCTGCGGCGAGGGCGTCAGGAAAACCGGGCCGACGACCTTCGAGATGACGGCGAAGGATTTCTATCCCGAGCGGGAGATCGACATCCTGCTCCTGAAGCCGAGCGACGCGCAGTAG
- a CDS encoding histone deacetylase family protein, translating to MTTFLFENPIFLEHHTPEGHPERSDRIRALNLALEHERFAPLVREKAPQANEDFVLLAHPESHLRAVMSEIPEEGINQVEADTYASPASLQAALTGIGGAIAAVDAVFSGKADNAFVAARPPGHHAERDKAMGFCFFNNAAIAARHAQKAYGAERVAIVDWDVHHGNGTQDIFFDDPSVLFCSTHQMPLYPGTGAKDETGAGNIVNAPLSMNDGSDHFREAFKSRVLPRVADFRPDLIVISAGFDAHHRDPLAQINLVADDFDWATAKLMELSEKSANNRVVSLLEGGYDLTGLAESAATHIYRLMRG from the coding sequence ATGACGACGTTTCTCTTCGAGAACCCGATCTTCCTCGAGCACCACACGCCTGAGGGCCACCCGGAGCGGTCGGACCGTATCCGGGCGCTGAACCTTGCGCTGGAGCATGAGCGTTTCGCGCCGCTCGTGCGCGAGAAGGCCCCGCAGGCGAACGAGGATTTCGTGCTGCTCGCCCATCCGGAAAGCCACCTGCGCGCCGTGATGTCCGAAATCCCCGAAGAGGGCATCAACCAGGTCGAGGCCGACACCTATGCCAGTCCCGCCAGCCTGCAGGCGGCGCTGACCGGCATCGGCGGCGCGATCGCCGCGGTCGACGCCGTCTTTTCCGGCAAGGCGGACAATGCCTTCGTCGCCGCCCGCCCGCCCGGCCACCATGCCGAGCGCGACAAGGCGATGGGCTTCTGCTTCTTCAACAATGCCGCCATCGCCGCCCGCCACGCGCAGAAGGCCTATGGCGCCGAGCGCGTCGCCATCGTCGACTGGGACGTGCACCACGGCAACGGCACACAGGACATCTTCTTCGACGATCCCTCCGTGCTGTTCTGCTCGACGCACCAGATGCCGCTCTATCCCGGCACCGGTGCGAAGGACGAGACGGGCGCGGGCAATATCGTCAATGCGCCGCTGTCGATGAATGACGGCAGCGACCATTTCCGCGAGGCCTTCAAATCGCGCGTGCTGCCGCGCGTTGCCGATTTCCGGCCGGACCTGATCGTCATCTCCGCCGGCTTCGATGCGCATCACCGCGACCCGCTGGCCCAGATCAATCTCGTCGCCGACGATTTCGACTGGGCGACGGCCAAGCTGATGGAACTTTCCGAAAAATCGGCGAACAACCGGGTGGTCAGCCTGCTGGAAGGCGGCTACGACCTGACGGGCCTCGCCGAATCCGCCGCCACCCATATCTATCGCCTGATGAGAGGCTGA
- a CDS encoding exodeoxyribonuclease VII small subunit has translation MSTTPSAPGPDVSALSFEQAVEELEKIVAALERGDVPLDRSIEIYERGEALKKHCETLLSAAENRIEKIRLDRAGKPQGTEPLDG, from the coding sequence ATGAGCACGACCCCTTCCGCCCCCGGTCCCGATGTTTCCGCCCTCTCCTTCGAGCAAGCCGTCGAGGAACTGGAAAAGATCGTCGCCGCCCTCGAGCGCGGCGACGTGCCGCTCGACCGCTCCATCGAGATCTACGAGCGCGGCGAAGCGCTGAAGAAGCATTGCGAGACCCTGCTTTCGGCGGCGGAAAACCGCATCGAGAAGATCCGCCTCGACCGCGCCGGCAAGCCGCAGGGCACCGAGCCGCTCGACGGCTGA
- a CDS encoding pirin family protein has protein sequence MSFFPGQDPEAGDAAACDALEHLIIPRTSDIGGLEVRRALPTAKRRLVGPFIFFDRMGPALLRAGDAIDVKPHPHIGLSTVTYLFDGEIKHRDSLGTEMVIAPGDVNLMTAGRGIVHSERSPENLRGKPQSISGLQTWLALPDHLEESAPVFAHTTKAELPAFSADGITGRTIIGTYEGHASPVSVPTDTLYTDLMLAPGASAPLAANWEERAVYILSGTLDVADDVFEADRLLVFRAGDPITLKAGPQGCHIMLFGGAALGSKRYIWWNFVSSSKERIEQAKEEWRTGRFDIVPGDEEEFVPLPAG, from the coding sequence ATGAGCTTCTTTCCGGGACAAGACCCCGAGGCCGGGGATGCGGCGGCGTGCGATGCGCTGGAACATCTGATCATTCCGCGCACCAGCGATATCGGCGGGCTGGAAGTGCGGCGGGCGCTGCCGACGGCCAAGCGCCGGCTGGTCGGCCCCTTCATCTTCTTCGACCGCATGGGTCCGGCGCTGTTGCGCGCCGGCGACGCCATCGACGTCAAGCCGCACCCGCATATCGGGCTTTCCACCGTCACCTATCTCTTCGACGGCGAGATCAAGCACCGCGACAGCCTGGGCACCGAAATGGTGATCGCCCCCGGCGACGTGAACCTGATGACGGCCGGGCGCGGCATCGTGCATTCCGAGCGCTCGCCGGAGAACCTGCGCGGCAAGCCGCAATCGATCTCCGGCCTGCAGACATGGCTGGCGCTGCCCGATCATCTCGAAGAATCGGCGCCGGTCTTCGCCCATACGACGAAGGCGGAGCTCCCCGCCTTCTCCGCCGACGGCATCACCGGCCGCACGATCATCGGCACCTATGAGGGCCATGCCTCGCCGGTCAGCGTGCCGACGGACACGCTCTATACCGACCTGATGCTGGCTCCCGGCGCTTCCGCGCCGCTTGCCGCCAACTGGGAGGAACGCGCGGTCTACATCCTTTCCGGCACGCTCGACGTGGCGGACGACGTCTTCGAGGCCGACCGGCTGCTCGTCTTCCGCGCCGGCGATCCCATCACGCTGAAGGCGGGACCGCAGGGCTGTCACATCATGCTCTTCGGTGGCGCGGCGCTCGGCTCCAAGCGCTATATCTGGTGGAACTTCGTCTCCTCCTCCAAGGAACGCATCGAGCAGGCCAAGGAGGAATGGCGCACAGGCCGCTTCGACATCGTGCCCGGCGACGAGGAAGAGTTCGTGCCGCTGCCGGCGGGCTAA
- a CDS encoding alcohol dehydrogenase catalytic domain-containing protein, producing the protein MLRAVVRAFGDPRQVIGLEEVERPAPGPGEVEIRIHRAAINPSDLIPVTGAYRSRTTLPFVPGFEGVGEIVRIGEDIGEACPPLSCRTSPPQGGDRQTAMLSLHPQRQRQARRCLLQSPP; encoded by the coding sequence ATGCTTCGTGCCGTTGTTAGAGCGTTCGGCGATCCCCGGCAAGTGATCGGCCTCGAAGAGGTCGAGCGCCCGGCGCCCGGCCCCGGCGAGGTGGAAATCCGCATCCACCGCGCCGCGATCAACCCCTCCGATCTCATCCCCGTCACCGGCGCCTATCGCAGCCGCACCACCCTGCCCTTCGTGCCCGGCTTCGAGGGCGTGGGGGAGATCGTGCGGATCGGCGAAGATATCGGCGAGGCTTGCCCCCCTCTGTCCTGCCGGACATCTCCCCCTCAAGGGGGAGATCGGCAAACCGCGATGCTTTCCCTTCATCCGCAACGCCAAAGACAGGCAAGGCGGTGCCTCCTCCAATCTCCCCCCTGA